The Aspergillus flavus chromosome 2, complete sequence region ATGTTGTGCTACGCGGAGGTACATTAAGGGCGACCGCTGGAACCACTTCTTGAATATCGAGTTTTGGCGTGGCCCGACCAAAGCATAACAGGTTCCATTGAGAGCCTGCGTGAAAATAGCAAGAGCAAAAAGACCATGCTAAGGCACGCCAGTGAGAATTCCACCGTCGAAGGGTAGGGCTCAACGCCGTACAGGATGACAAAGGCAGCCTTGCCAGCGGATAAATAGGGGTGCCACCCACGCTattctcggccttctcacAGGTCAGTGTAGAGTTAAACCGAGTACAACTACCTTTGCAGCCATGGGTTCATCTGATCATTCGGTTCTTTCCTCTATTCGCCTCAGCCTGGTTATGGTTGCGCTATGCCTTGCTGTATTCCTGACTGGGATGGTAAGGAGTCCAGCTTTGTAACACTAGCTGAAATTGCAGATGTTAACATCGTCTTTTAAAGGACCAAACAATCCTCGCGACAGTGACCCCGTCATTAACGAGCGAGTTCCACAGCATCGATGATCTGGGGTGGTGGACTGCCGCATACCTGACCATGCTCAGCGTATTCCAGATTCCGTATGGCAAGCTCTACAGTCTGTTTTCAATCAAAATCGTCTATCTTTCGGCGATTGGGATTTTTGAAATAGGCTCTCTAGTCTGTGCTACGGCGCCTAACTCCATTGCCATGATTTTTGGTCGCGCGATTGCCGGCGCTGGAGCGGCTGGCATTTTTACCGGTGGAATCATGATCACCACAAAGATTATCCCGCTCGATCGCCGTGCCTCCTACCTGGGTATCATGTCCGCTGCCTTTGGTGTTGCTGCCATCGTAGGACCTTTCATCGGGGGCGCCTTTACGGACAGATCTACATGGAGATGGTGCTTCTACATCAACCTACCACTGGGGTGCTTGAGCATCTTGGTATGTTTTTTGCTCGTGAATACGCCGGTGGACTCTTCAATCGCCTCACTGTCATTGCGCAATCGAGTCCGCCagtttgatttctttggGATGGTCAGCATGATGGGTGGCATCGTTTGCTTGCTTCTGGCACTCCAATGGGGCGGTACCCAATACCCCTGGAATAGTGGCAGGATCATCGCATTGCTGGTGGTGGCTGTACTCCTCATGATGGTATTTGTTCTCCTTCAGATATTTGTCCCCGGGTCCAAAACCATCCCCCGCAGCGTCTCGAGACATGCGTCGGTATGGCATGCCGTCGGATACGCCATGTGTATCACGGGAGGGATCTACGTGGCCATCGTCTACATTCCAGTGTGGGTGCAGGCGGTACAACACAAATCAGCCCTGGATTCAGGGATCATGCTGACTCCACTGATCGTTGGTTACGTCGTATTCTCCGTGATCGCTGGAGTCCTCACTTCCAGGGTGAGCTATTACAACCCACCAATGATCCTGGGGACCATCCTGGCGAGCGTTGGTGCTGGGTTATTATCGACCCTGTCCACCAACACCTCGAACGGGTGTCTAATTGGGTACCAGGCATTGTACGGTATTGGTGTCGGACTAGGTTTTGGCCAGCCTAGCTACGTCGTGCAAACCGTATTATCTGAGGCAGATATCCCGATTGGTGTGACCTTAGTGACTCTTGTTCAACACCTAAGCTCGGCTATCTTCGTCGCGGTCGCTCAGGGAGTCTTCCAAAACACCCTTGCGCACACCGTCCGGTCACTGGCGCCAGGTGTTGACCCTGCGAAGCTAACAAAGCTGGGCGCGACGCAGCTGAGTCAGTTCGTAGACGATCAAGACATGCCACACGTTCTAGAGGCGTACAGCACCGCAATTGCACGGACGCTCTACATCCCAATGGCCCTCAGCTGTGCATCCGTGCTAGGGGCCTGTCTCACACCATGGATTTCAATGAAAAAAGCCAAGCCACAGCCAACAGAAAAACAGCCGACAGAAGACGAGctgacaaaggaaaaagacgGTTGCACATCAGGGGTTAACGAGGCCTAGACTTACTCTCGTTGTCGATCATTTCTTTGTTATTCGTTATAGACTCAATTTCATTTCTTTATTCCTACAACTTGATGCGTTTTGCCCTTCCTTCCCATGGGAGCACCGTCTCTCCATCCCTGTATTCGCCCCCTGCCGGCCTCCACATAATCCAGACGGGATGCGCCTGAACCTCGTGTATTAATCTCCTCCCTTGCGTACTCCGTTCCTTGTGCTCCGAGAACCTCATTCGTGGTCGCGCGATAGCCACAAATCCATACCGTTGATACAGTGCAAACCCCATCTCCGTAGCCTCGAGATACCCTTCCATGCCCAGTGCATCCATATGGCGGACGAACTCGTCCATAATAAGCTCCGTCGCGCCCCGCGAGCGATACTCGGGCAGTGCCCAGAGCGCATTCCCACCTATACCGACGTCAAtcgacaaaagaaaaataaaaataaaaataacaaacACTAGgcagacaaaagaaaagacatacAAACATGTCTATCCCCCATCAACCTCCCCCTCCACGCCCACAACTGGGCATAAAACTCCTCAGCCAATAACCTCATCTCACTCCCCTCCGGAAACCACTTCGCCTCAACCCTGGGTGCACCCGCGCGGTACGGATTACTGTGATGAATGTGGTACATTCCTCCGGCGACAATCCGTCCGGATTCAGTATCGTAGCATTTCAACCAGATGATGTTCGGGTCGGATTCAGCCGCTTGACGTAAGGACTTTTTCACATCCGCAAGGGCTGTCGCTTCAGCCTCGTTGCCTTCCCCAAGGTGGGCGAACGTTAATTCCCCAACGGCTTGGAGGGGAGAGCTCCACGAGGTCCAGTAGCTGGTTATTAGCTCGTCCCAGTCTTGGGTTAGATTTGCGCGTGAGACTATGAGGGGCATTTTCGTTTAGTTCGTCTTATCCACCGTATTCTGTGAAAGTTGGTATTCTATCCTTCAGAGGAAACGACAGTCATGGTCATGGTCAAAGAAGAGGGGCATGTCACATTTCTAACAATTAATCCGGGGTACGAGCAAAGATATACGAGGCATCTAAAGCAAGTCGTAACACATGTATAGCAAACGCAccaataaaacaaaaaaaaacccATTTCCCAAACTCCCCGAACAAAGCCGTGTCACTACACCATCGTCCTCGGCTCCTGGATAACGACCGAGCTAGACTTATTCGCATCCACCGACGACGTCCCAGTCCCACCCTCTGATGTCCGATCACCTATGGATCCAAGCTTTCGACTCCACCGTCCCGAAAAgcccttctttccttcacGAAGCAGCCAACCTCGTGCGGAGTAAACCAGGGGACGGAGGGTGGGTAAGCACGCGGCGATCAAACCTAGACTGACTTCGATCATGCTCCACCAGAGCATTGTGGTGACGGTTTCTAGACCGTTAGACATAACCCTCTACGAGGTAAGGTAAGGGAGACTCACGATCGGGATCATATCCAGCCTCGTACCCAACCAGAAAGACGATCAGGTAAATGGCCAATCTCACGACAGAGGCTGACAGCGCCCTAGTGGAAACCGTATCAGCGGTGGATGACAATTAGAATTCCAACAGGGAGCGTTACATCAACCCCACCCCGAATATACAACTCAGGGCAATCTTCCGTCTCACAGACATTTGAAGCATCCAAATCTGCATGTCATCGTCAGCCTAACTAGCATCATGTCACATGATCAACCCATACCTTCGGAAAGGGCAATAACAGTATCGCCAAATCAGTGATCAGGTCCGAAATGACCAGCGCCGATTCAGCGGCAAGGGGGTCTCCACATTTCTCCCTTACTTCCTGGATAGGCGCCCAATGGAGGTAGATCTTTGTCTTGCAGCCGAATAAAAACAGGAGAAAGAATGCCACGGCCCATACCACCGTTACAGCGAGGCAGATGTTGGAGACAATGGTGAATCTGGATTTCGTGTTCGAGACAAAGATCCGGCGgtagaagaggatgatacTCGCCTTGATGAAGCCGTATGCTGCGATCATGAAGAGTTGGAAGTAGAATTCAATCTTGGCTTCGGTTTCGTAGGCGCGGTTGTACTTTGCTAATGCCTTTTTGGGATCGTCGCTTATGGGGTAGGGCGTAGGGTATCCCATTACGTGAACGGAGTAGCCTTGCAGATCTTCGTGAGCGGTTACCATATTGGGTGTGAGGTGCTGGTACTAACCATAGATGAAGCATATGCCCATTCCAGTCACCATAATCTGAGTCATGGGAGACGTGTCAGAGGCATGCCTTATCTGCAACGTAGGATGGGGGGTATACCGCTGCGGGCACGAGCAGCCAGTCATCCAGTCCAAGGCGAACCTTTTGCTTTCCTCGAGCGAGGAAACGAAGCATTACACATGCTAGACAGACGATGGGGAGGACTATACCGGCTGCTAGCACTTCGCCGGCTGAAGCAAGCGCAAATGAGAGGTGCGTCCAATGTGGACTAGATTCCATGGTGGGCCTCTTTGGGTGAGTGGATTGGGTGGACCTTAATGGATCTGCGGGTTTGTGAGTTGTAAAACTTTCCATGAGGATTCATGCTGCCTTCAGTGAACCGCTTATATGTTCCCTCCCCTCTCGTGTGGAGGTCAgaaatattttctttaagCAAGGATGAGGCTGACATGGTGCATGACTACCGCGTGTATGTTATAATTGGGTTATCGCGTTGACTTTGGTGTCCAGAATGTCCAGTCAGCCTCGTAATTTTAGAGCACCTGCATAACTGGGAACCGAGTGACGAGGCGGGGTAGAGGGGGCCTGACTACGAGAAATGTGGCCTACGTTTTCACCTGTTTTGGTTGTCCTGTAGGCCCTTGCCCTCATCTCTTTCTCATTAGCTTGTTCTCTATGACGGGCGATTACTGATATCCAGACACGCCTGGAAACTAAGGATTGCAGCGGTATACTGGAGCAACCGAAGATGGGACacgcagaagaagaggaatatgAATCGCTTTCTTCAGAACATGGCACTCAAAATACATGGGAGGCACGAGAAAGAGCGGGCTTTCTGGCTTGGTTGAAACCCCATTTTCTACTTGGActactctttctttctatattgTTCAATGTTCTGTTGATTCTTGGCTGGACATCAAGTCGAGATGAATTATCTGCGCCTAAGCAGCCCGTCTGGGTCGGTTCTAGTTACAGACGGGAAGAATTGAAACTAGGATTCACGAAGGAAGACACAATGTGGTGGAATACCAAGTACAGCGGCTCAAATGAGAGAGAAGTCAGTGATCTCTGGCACAACGAGATCCCATGGGAAAACGGGATCATCGCAATCGACAAACAAGAGGCAAGTTCATTGGGACTGCCCGAGTCGCAGTCGTTCCCGTGGGACGTGACAAAAGGGATCTATATCCTGAATGCACATCATATTCTCCATTGCATTGTAAGTCTTTCAGCATGCTTCATCCGATTCTCGCATGTTGAGAACTCTAGCGCAATTTATACATTTCCATTGAGGAATACCGGTACAATCGTCCTCAGAGCGTTACTTATCCTCATATCTTGCACTGTCTAGACAGTATCCGGGTGGAGACCATGTGCGCGGCCGATGATACCCTACGATATGTTCCTTTAAATAATATGTCCGGATTCAAGCCCGGAGATGGACAGAAGCGCATGTGCCGCGACTGGCATCAGATACAGTCCTTTGTCAAGAAGCATGACCCATGCTATCGGTATGTTTTTCCTGGGGATGACAGTGTCTCTAATTTGGAAAGATTCAAATATTGTCCCAATGATTCGCCTTACATACCCAAGATTCGAGAGTACTTTAGGTATAGTGATGATTGGCTACCGTTTCCATAGAAGCTTTTTGCGTATATAGTAAAATGAGAAAAGCATCGTTTAACACCTATACTCCATAACATGATAAGATCATAATGGCATCCGTTATCATCCAAATGTCAAATTAAGCTTTCCCCCGCGTACCCtatttcatcctcatcttgaTCCTCCATATCACAGGCAACAATACTTGGGTTCGATGACGGCCATGTCGGGGTTTGCATTAGGCTCGGCCTCGGGGATTGGAATTGGATTGGCCATTGCGGTGGCTGCAACTAAATAGAGGACGTAGTGAGAGAACTGCATGTTTTGGGCTTTTGAGATCTATATCGATGAGTCGAGGTCAGCCTACTGTTCCTTAGTTCGAAGTATCATTGAAAGGAGTAACCGAACCAGTGTGATTTGACTATACGAGGCTTGGAATGCTCTTCGCAGGTTTCTGCTCCAGAGATTTATGCGTATGTCTCCAGCTAGACTATATATGTGCAACCCTCTAATAATTTCGTTATTTTATATGTCATGACTCGTTCCAGCATCAGATGATCATTCCTGCagcaaggatgaagagctaCCGATGCTATGTGCCTCGTGTTATTAACTTTTAACTTCTTCTATTTACTCTGTTTATTTAATTGCCTTTCTAAAACGCCTCGTTGGTTgcatttctatttttattggATCTGCATTCTGCGACGTTGCAGGACGGACACCACCTAAAATAGGGCAACGTCCCGTCATCCGCTCCGTTTCTTTGTCTGTATTTGGAGCCTTACCTGTATCGAATCCCTGTTGTCTTGTAACACCGACTCGGCAGCCAGTCAGAAGATGATCATTGTGCAGGTGGTGGGGTAAGACACATTCACTACCATACGTTCCCCTCCTTTGCAAATTGCGTGTAACGGGTATCGTTGCCTAATTGCCTCACTTGCCATACATAACAGACCTGCGGCTCCCCCTCCTTATTTCACTTCTTACTTTAAACTCCCAATTCCAACGATTATCCCAGAAAGTATATCCAATACCTCTTGATTTCTCAACACTATGGACTCGGTGGTAGATGTCCTGATTGCCGGCGCCGGTCCAGCCGGTCTCACCGCTGCCCTCACACTGGCCCGCCAACTTCATACAGCCGTCGTATTCGACAACAAAAGCTATCGCAATGCGAATATCTCCCACATGCACATGATTCCAACATGGGACCACAGAGATCCTGCTCAATTCCGCGCTGAAGCTCGCGACGAAGTTCTCCATCACTATGACACGATTAAGATCGAAGACGTGGACCTCAAAACAGCGGAGAAGACTAGTGATGGACTCTTCCAACTTGTtgatgccaatgacaaggtgtggaaaggaagaaaattaattattactactGGTTCGGAAAATGTCTTCCCTGATATTCCGGGATACGCAGAAGCGTGGGGTCAGAGAATGTATACTCATCATCAACCCATTATTCATTGGAAGATCGGCGATCCTAGCTAACACAGTCCAGTTTCCACTGCCTCTTCTGCAAAGGATATGAAGACCGCTCTACGGATAGAGCTGGCGTGCTCGCCATTCAATCTGCCGGGAATGTCCCGATGGCAATGCATCAGACGGAATCAGCCGCTCAGCTCGCCCGAAAAGTGACCATCTACACCAACGGAGCGGAGGAACTTGGTGCTCAGATTTTCTCAACCCTAACAGACAAGGACAAGACCCGCTTCACAGTTAACAATACCCCgatcaagaagctcaccCATACCGGCTCCTCTATTCACCTAGAGCTCGCGGACGGCACGACTAAGGAAGAAACCTTCCTGGTCCATAGCCCTAACACTACTGTCAAAGGCCCGCTTGCCAGTCAGCTTGGTCTGGAGCTTACGCCCATGGGCGACATCAATGCCGCACCACCGATGCATCAGACCAGCGTGCGCGGTGTCTTTGCGGCGGGTGACTGCATCACTCCGTATAAGGTTATCGCGGGCGCGATTTCGAGCGGTTGTAATGCAGCGGTGGCTGCTTCGGCGCAGTTGTTGGCGGAGAAGCATGGTCATCAGCCGCTGTTTTAGCTGCCTTGTAATGTTGCAAGGAGTCTTGAGCGATGGTACTCGTTGCGACCGTGTTCCTTACGGTGAGGCTCTTTATCAATCACGCGCTTTACTTCAATTAGGTGTTAGAATGCCCTTGCAGTTAATGCTTGTctctcatcgtcatcggGATGCTAGTGTATGTTCGTCGCGGGCGAAGAACAGCCTGGTGGATGGTTGACAATTGACCGAATAGTTTGCGACCAGGATATCGTGAAACAAAGATCTTAGTTCTTGCATCAAGTGATATTTCTCTACCGAAGAGCAATGTGTTGAAGGTGAAGTTGAAAAATAGTACAGTTGCAGTAATAGTAGACAACACAAGTCTTGGTAACTGGCATATGGTGAAAGTAGTACTAAGTAGTTGTATGTTTGGTGCG contains the following coding sequences:
- a CDS encoding putative transporter — translated: MGSSDHSVLSSIRLSLVMVALCLAVFLTGMDQTILATVTPSLTSEFHSIDDLGWWTAAYLTMLSVFQIPYGKLYSLFSIKIVYLSAIGIFEIGSLVCATAPNSIAMIFGRAIAGAGAAGIFTGGIMITTKIIPLDRRASYLGIMSAAFGVAAIVGPFIGGAFTDRSTWRWCFYINLPLGCLSILVCFLLVNTPVDSSIASLSLRNRVRQFDFFGMVSMMGGIVCLLLALQWGGTQYPWNSGRIIALLVVAVLLMMVFVLLQIFVPGSKTIPRSVSRHASVWHAVGYAMCITGGIYVAIVYIPVWVQAVQHKSALDSGIMLTPLIVGYVVFSVIAGVLTSRVSYYNPPMILGTILASVGAGLLSTLSTNTSNGCLIGYQALYGIGVGLGFGQPSYVVQTVLSEADIPIGVTLVTLVQHLSSAIFVAVAQGVFQNTLAHTVRSLAPGVDPAKLTKLGATQLSQFVDDQDMPHVLEAYSTAIARTLYIPMALSCASVLGACLTPWISMKKAKPQPTEKQPTEDELTKEKDGCTSGVNEA
- a CDS encoding putative GNAT family acetyltransferase, giving the protein MPLIVSRANLTQDWDELITSYWTSWSSPLQAVGELTFAHLGEGNEAEATALADVKKSLRQAAESDPNIIWLKCYDTESGRIVAGGMYHIHHSNPYRAGAPRVEAKWFPEGSEMRLLAEEFYAQLWAWRGRLMGDRHVCGNALWALPEYRSRGATELIMDEFVRHMDALGMEGYLEATEMGFALYQRYGFVAIARPRMRFSEHKERSTQGRRLIHEVQAHPVWIMWRPAGGEYRDGETVLPWEGRAKRIKL
- a CDS encoding uncharacterized protein (expressed protein) yields the protein MESFTTHKPADPLRSTQSTHPKRPTMESSPHWTHLSFALASAGEVLAAGIVLPIVCLACVMLRFLARGKQKVRLGLDDWLLVPAAIMVTGMGICFIYGYSVHVMGYPTPYPISDDPKKALAKYNRAYETEAKIEFYFQLFMIAAYGFIKASIILFYRRIFVSNTKSRFTIVSNICLAVTVVWAVAFFLLFLFGCKTKIYLHWAPIQEVREKCGDPLAAESALVISDLITDLAILLLPFPKIWMLQMSVRRKIALSCIFGVGLMALSASVVRLAIYLIVFLVGYEAGYDPDQTVTTMLWWSMIEVSLGLIAACLPTLRPLVYSARGWLLREGKKGFSGRWSRKLGSIGDRTSEGGTGTSSVDANKSSSVVIQEPRTMV
- a CDS encoding uncharacterized protein (domain of unknown function-domain containing protein); its protein translation is MGHAEEEEYESLSSEHGTQNTWEARERAGFLAWLKPHFLLGLLFLSILFNVLLILGWTSSRDELSAPKQPVWVGSSYRREELKLGFTKEDTMWWNTKYSGSNEREVSDLWHNEIPWENGIIAIDKQEASSLGLPESQSFPWDVTKGIYILNAHHILHCIRNLYISIEEYRYNRPQSVTYPHILHCLDSIRVETMCAADDTLRYVPLNNMSGFKPGDGQKRMCRDWHQIQSFVKKHDPCYRYVFPGDDSVSNLERFKYCPNDSPYIPKIREYFRYSDDWLPFP